One Psychrobacillus glaciei genomic region harbors:
- a CDS encoding STAS domain-containing protein has product MDGILKVGHYLVEHAEKIVQEMMDLALVHVNYQVTDKMLEQSLKNNVEFLELLANSFNETNDTAAEELIKWSKKNGEQQAAVFTQFSKIIQPYAKNRLMYLEYITNISIQLGLSTEEVAKINNRICYLMDISLTETMIAYETYRDELMIERQKEINKLSAPIVPIQKGIAILPLVGDINYERVQHLLDYVIPTIPDMEIDHLIIDFSGILMIDTEIAQHIFAIHNVLELLGIHVMFTGIRPNLSMVIVRAGIDFTSFHTFGSVKYAIDSIEKNLIGR; this is encoded by the coding sequence ATGGATGGGATACTTAAAGTGGGGCATTATTTAGTCGAACATGCAGAGAAGATTGTCCAGGAAATGATGGATTTGGCACTTGTTCATGTCAATTATCAAGTCACGGATAAAATGCTTGAACAATCTCTGAAAAATAATGTAGAATTTTTGGAGCTTCTCGCAAATTCTTTCAATGAAACAAATGATACAGCTGCAGAGGAATTAATTAAATGGAGTAAAAAAAACGGGGAACAGCAAGCAGCTGTTTTTACACAGTTTTCTAAAATAATTCAACCTTATGCAAAGAATCGTTTAATGTATTTGGAATATATAACGAACATATCTATCCAACTTGGACTCTCGACTGAAGAGGTAGCTAAAATAAATAATCGAATTTGTTATTTAATGGATATAAGTCTGACGGAAACGATGATTGCTTACGAGACTTATAGAGATGAGTTAATGATTGAAAGGCAGAAAGAAATTAACAAATTATCTGCGCCTATTGTTCCCATACAAAAGGGAATTGCAATACTACCATTAGTTGGGGATATAAATTATGAACGTGTACAGCATTTATTGGATTATGTCATCCCCACAATACCAGATATGGAAATTGATCATTTAATAATAGACTTTTCTGGAATACTTATGATTGATACAGAAATTGCGCAACATATTTTTGCAATTCATAATGTACTTGAATTACTTGGAATTCATGTGATGTTTACTGGTATTCGTCCAAATCTTTCGATGGTCATTGTTCGGGCGGGCATAGATTTTACTTCATTTCATACATTT
- the ytxJ gene encoding bacillithiol system redox-active protein YtxJ: MKGYEEVTSVNQWKDILEESKKQQVLLLKHSTTCPVSAHAYREFTSFDSPIKTYLVKVIESRAVSNEIGNDLAIRHESPQVFLITNGNAIWSASHWKITKKEMEKAVESI, encoded by the coding sequence ATGAAGGGGTATGAAGAAGTTACATCTGTTAATCAATGGAAAGATATTTTGGAAGAGTCGAAGAAACAGCAAGTTTTGTTGTTAAAGCATAGTACGACTTGTCCGGTGAGTGCGCATGCATATAGGGAGTTCACTTCTTTTGATTCACCTATCAAAACTTATTTAGTGAAAGTTATAGAAAGCCGAGCTGTGTCCAATGAAATTGGAAATGATTTAGCTATACGACATGAATCACCTCAAGTATTTTTAATAACAAATGGGAACGCAATTTGGAGTGCCTCTCATTGGAAAATTACTAAGAAAGAGATGGAGAAAGCAGTGGAATCTATCTAA
- a CDS encoding divergent PAP2 family protein — translation MKRMNRGVVTALSAIGIAQGLKILTHKKLTGKWDVKQALSTGGMPSSHSAGVAALASYVAANRGAGHTETALAVVFGAIVMYDAQGIRRHTGEIAHLVNDIEDKITKLSGKFPSFEYVKREEELDELLGHQPVEVGAGALLGIAIGVVSAKIENDERKAKKRAQPS, via the coding sequence ATGAAGAGGATGAACAGAGGTGTTGTAACCGCCTTATCTGCAATCGGGATCGCTCAAGGCTTAAAAATACTAACGCATAAAAAGTTAACCGGGAAATGGGATGTAAAACAAGCACTCTCTACAGGTGGGATGCCTAGCTCGCATTCAGCAGGAGTTGCGGCACTTGCCTCTTATGTAGCTGCAAATAGAGGAGCAGGCCACACAGAAACGGCACTTGCGGTTGTATTCGGTGCAATCGTAATGTACGATGCGCAAGGGATTAGAAGGCATACAGGTGAAATTGCTCATCTTGTAAATGATATAGAAGACAAGATAACTAAATTGTCCGGAAAATTTCCAAGTTTTGAATACGTTAAGCGTGAAGAGGAATTGGATGAACTACTTGGCCATCAACCGGTCGAAGTAGGAGCAGGTGCCCTTCTAGGTATAGCGATTGGGGTAGTCTCTGCTAAAATAGAAAATGACGAAAGAAAAGCAAAAAAAAGAGCTCAACCCTCCTAA
- a CDS encoding Dph6-related ATP pyrophosphatase gives MDRNNSFVSSWSGGKDSAMAYYRALKMGMVPKKLLTMFEEDGEVSKSHALPLEVVKAQAERLGVPLLIKEASWNTYESRFIEAMNECRAKGISHGVFGDIDIEDHLEWVKTTCAKSDIVSVHPLWQKPRRAIVEELLDVGFEAWIVVVNTKMMPAKYVGARFTRELIEELEAAGIDSCGESGEFHTVVVDGPIFTERVPVEIGNTVLRGDYIFAPVLLKESN, from the coding sequence TTGGATAGAAATAATTCTTTCGTTTCTTCCTGGAGTGGTGGAAAAGATTCTGCGATGGCTTATTATCGTGCATTAAAAATGGGGATGGTACCCAAAAAGTTGTTGACGATGTTTGAAGAAGATGGAGAGGTTTCAAAATCGCATGCACTTCCATTAGAGGTTGTGAAAGCACAAGCGGAGCGTCTTGGTGTGCCATTATTAATAAAAGAGGCAAGTTGGAATACATATGAGAGTCGATTTATAGAAGCAATGAACGAATGTCGAGCAAAAGGAATTTCGCATGGGGTATTTGGGGATATTGATATAGAGGATCATTTGGAATGGGTCAAGACCACTTGCGCAAAATCGGATATTGTCTCAGTTCATCCTCTGTGGCAGAAGCCTCGACGTGCAATTGTAGAAGAGTTATTGGATGTTGGATTTGAAGCATGGATAGTTGTCGTGAATACGAAGATGATGCCTGCAAAGTACGTGGGTGCACGTTTTACAAGAGAGTTGATAGAGGAGCTTGAAGCGGCAGGAATTGATTCATGTGGGGAAAGTGGGGAGTTTCATACGGTCGTTGTGGATGGTCCTATTTTTACAGAGAGAGTTCCAGTTGAAATTGGAAATACAGTCTTAAGAGGTGATTATATTTTTGCTCCGGTTTTATTGAAAGAGAGTAATTAA